One segment of Clavelina lepadiformis chromosome 2, kaClaLepa1.1, whole genome shotgun sequence DNA contains the following:
- the LOC143446799 gene encoding uncharacterized protein LOC143446799 — MGEVTPVKRNQSQSFTAKSGFVDYDYLIKVVVVGDSGVGKSQLVARFTRNEFTTNSRQTIGVEFATKTIDVNSKKICAQMWDTAGEERYRALASAYYRGAVGVLLVFDVTNARSFKNLAHWLSEIKAYTVDTCQMILVGNKIDLQGNRKISNDQARAFADINDMRYMETSALQCTNVEASFTSLVSDIYQNTIANKQGKNTVVNTTTGNNRGLRVRTEDGVAASRIKTKCCWAM, encoded by the exons ATGGGAGAAGTTACACCAGT GAAACGAAACCAATCGCAATCCTTCACAGCAAAAAGCGGTTTTGTAGACTATGACTATTTAATAAAAGTGGTAGTGGTTGGTGACTCTGGTGTGGGAAAAAGTCAGCTTGTGGCACGATTTACCAGAAATGAGTTTACTACAAACAGTCGGCAAACCATCGGAGTggaatttgcaacaaaaactattGACGTAAACT ccAAAAAGATTTGCGCCCAGATGTGGGACACAGCAGGAGAAGAAAGATACAGGGCACTAGCATCTGCATATTATCGAGGTGCAGTTGGAGTTCTGCTTGTGTTTGATGTGACAAATGCCAGGTCATTCAAGAACCTTGCTCACTGGCTATCAGAAATAAAAGCATACACTGTGGACACATGTCAG ATGATACTCGTTGGAAACAAGATCGACCTACAAGGGAATCGAAAGATATCCAACGATCAAGCAAGAGCATTTGCTGACATTAATGACATGCGTTACATGGAAACGTCAGCACTCCAGTGCACGAATGTCGAGGCATCATTCACGTCACTAGTTTCAGACATCTACCAGAACACAATAGCAAACAAGCAAGGAAAAAACACAGTGGTCAACACAACGACGGGCAACAATCGTGGTTTAAGGGTACGAACTGAGGACGGCGTGGCGGCAAGtcgaataaaaacaaagtgttGTTGGGCGATGTAA